A region of Chitinophaga horti DNA encodes the following proteins:
- a CDS encoding arylsulfatase, whose translation MYATRNIALLLLLYALGVLPAHAQKKPNIILVMVDDMGYSDLGAYGSEIHTPNIDKLAHEGLRLREFYNNSICAPTRASLVTGQYPHKAGIGYFNVNLGLPAYQGYLNQQSLTFAEVLKQAGYNTIISGKWHVGDDSAYWPAQRGFDKSYGFIGGASNYYDIGNYTDKAPPVELVENNKKIQLAPDKYLTDEITDHAITYINESAKNSKPFFLYLAYNAPHWPLQAPAENIAKYKGKYHIGWDSLRNERIARQRQLGIANPAQAIAKRDSIVPYWESLTYDEKILWEKKMEVYAAMLDRVDENIGKLLATLKQLKKDDNTLIVFISDNGAQGGFATSGARRKQRNSGPIGTAGSYEYQEQGWAYVSNTPHTNYKNNMHEGGISAPFIAWFPKKIKAGTIAQGTAHLIDIAPTFYDVAGAKYPASFKGVNTNPLPGVSLSHLLFNGTPIDRGTPIFWERAGNRAVRKGQWKLVSTFPEKTWELYDIATDRGETKNLAAARPEVVKELADDYAKWAAANDVEPFEKLRPAFQGLPGTGGSGPGSGGAGGRSSGGATVQPVRRGAGN comes from the coding sequence ATGTACGCAACACGTAATATCGCCCTCCTTTTGTTACTATACGCGCTTGGTGTATTGCCTGCCCATGCACAAAAGAAACCGAACATCATTCTTGTGATGGTTGATGACATGGGCTACTCCGACCTTGGCGCTTACGGCTCTGAGATACACACGCCCAACATCGACAAACTTGCGCATGAAGGCCTGCGCCTGCGCGAGTTTTACAACAACTCTATTTGCGCCCCTACCCGCGCCTCGCTCGTAACCGGACAGTACCCGCACAAAGCCGGCATCGGTTATTTCAACGTGAACCTGGGTTTGCCGGCCTACCAGGGCTACCTGAACCAGCAATCACTCACGTTTGCAGAGGTATTGAAGCAAGCCGGTTATAACACCATCATCAGCGGCAAATGGCATGTAGGCGACGATAGCGCTTACTGGCCCGCGCAGCGCGGGTTTGATAAGTCGTACGGCTTCATCGGTGGCGCGAGCAACTATTACGACATCGGTAATTACACCGACAAAGCTCCTCCGGTGGAACTGGTAGAGAACAACAAAAAAATACAGCTCGCACCGGACAAATACCTCACCGACGAAATCACCGATCACGCGATTACGTACATCAACGAATCGGCGAAAAATTCTAAACCGTTTTTTCTGTACCTCGCCTACAATGCGCCGCACTGGCCGCTACAGGCACCTGCGGAAAACATCGCGAAGTACAAAGGGAAATACCACATTGGCTGGGACTCGCTGCGTAATGAAAGGATTGCGCGACAACGGCAATTGGGTATTGCCAATCCGGCCCAAGCCATTGCGAAAAGAGACAGCATTGTGCCTTACTGGGAGAGTTTAACCTACGATGAAAAAATTCTCTGGGAGAAAAAGATGGAAGTATATGCCGCAATGTTGGATCGTGTGGATGAGAACATCGGCAAATTGCTCGCTACCCTCAAACAGTTGAAAAAAGACGATAACACGCTCATCGTGTTCATCTCCGATAACGGTGCACAGGGCGGCTTTGCCACATCGGGCGCAAGACGTAAACAACGTAATTCAGGCCCTATCGGCACAGCAGGCTCCTACGAATACCAGGAGCAGGGCTGGGCGTATGTAAGCAACACGCCACATACCAATTACAAAAACAATATGCACGAAGGCGGCATCAGCGCGCCGTTTATCGCCTGGTTCCCGAAGAAGATCAAAGCGGGCACCATTGCGCAGGGCACCGCACATCTCATTGACATCGCCCCCACGTTCTACGATGTGGCCGGCGCCAAATACCCCGCTTCGTTCAAAGGTGTTAACACCAACCCGCTACCGGGTGTGAGTCTCAGCCACCTGTTGTTCAACGGCACACCGATCGACCGCGGTACGCCGATCTTCTGGGAACGTGCGGGCAATCGCGCAGTGCGTAAAGGTCAATGGAAATTGGTATCTACCTTCCCGGAAAAAACCTGGGAGCTGTATGATATTGCTACCGACAGGGGTGAAACGAAGAACCTCGCAGCTGCCCGTCCGGAAGTGGTGAAAGAGCTGGCAGATGATTATGCGAAATGGGCGGCAGCAAATGACGTAGAACCTTTTGAGAAACTGCGTCCGGCCTTCCAGGGACTGCCAGGCACCGGCGGTAGCGGACCCGGAAGTGGCGGTGCCGGCGGCAGAAGCAGCGGCGGCGCAACAGTACAACCGGTAAGACGCGGTGCAGGAAACTAA
- a CDS encoding uroporphyrinogen-III synthase — MLAPYKYRVLSTKRIDAALLQAAADNGILIIPRAFISVDYKDTPELRSRLATLLPRRISAVFTSANAVKAVAALGDTTTATWDLYCLPGATIDAVQEYFPNSRVIAHAPSSAVLATILLQKEATDIVFFCGNIRRDELPTLLTQHQQPFEEVTVYETTELQNTVIGQYDGILFYSPSGIRSYFTANTPAPEVICFAIGDTTAGVLREYTKNTIVVSKAATADGLVNTAIHYFNNQS; from the coding sequence ATGCTGGCGCCTTATAAATACCGCGTACTCAGTACCAAAAGAATTGACGCCGCGCTGCTGCAGGCAGCCGCGGATAACGGCATCCTTATAATCCCCCGCGCTTTTATCAGCGTCGATTACAAGGATACGCCCGAATTGCGCAGCCGTCTTGCAACATTACTGCCCCGCCGCATCAGCGCGGTATTTACCAGCGCCAATGCCGTAAAAGCAGTAGCCGCATTAGGCGATACCACCACGGCCACCTGGGACCTCTACTGCCTGCCCGGCGCCACCATCGACGCCGTACAGGAGTACTTCCCGAACAGCCGGGTAATCGCCCATGCACCCAGCAGCGCCGTACTGGCTACGATACTACTGCAAAAGGAAGCAACGGATATCGTATTTTTCTGCGGCAACATCCGCCGCGACGAGCTTCCTACGCTGCTGACACAACACCAGCAGCCTTTCGAAGAGGTAACGGTGTATGAAACGACAGAACTGCAAAACACCGTCATAGGACAATACGACGGGATACTGTTTTACAGTCCGAGTGGGATACGCAGTTACTTCACCGCCAATACGCCCGCCCCCGAAGTAATTTGCTTCGCGATCGGTGATACTACGGCCGGCGTACTGCGCGAATACACAAAAAACACAATCGTTGTAAGCAAAGCCGCTACGGCGGACGGGCTTGTCAACACAGCCATACATTATTTCAACAATCAATCGTAA
- a CDS encoding arylsulfatase: MKTTYFALAASLFALPLQAQKTKQPNIILVMVDDMGYSDLGAYGSEIKTPNIDKLAREGLRLKEFYNNSICAPTRASLLTGQYPHKAGIGYFDVNLGLPAYQGFLNQSSLTLGEVLKQANYRTYLSGKWHVGNDSASWPRQRGFDRFYGVIGGGANYFDAEPMPLGGRAYPVVLLEDNQRIRPAANSYYFTDEITKHAIRFIEEEQKTEQPFFLYLAYNAPHWPLQALPEDIAKYKGRYDIGWDSLRTERLARQKALGLFTGKENVAPRDSSVPEWNNLGWNEKQLWKAKMEVYAAMLDHVDQGIGQLLQALKALKQDENTLIVFISDNGAPAEDVAHFGVRAGRNSGPVGTAGSFEAQGKNWSYVSNTPFRSFKGNAYEGGISSPFIAWFPGKIKANALETGTAHLIDIAPTLYEIAGAKYPAANKGQAVTPLPGVSLVNLLLHQTPVSRQQPIFWERAGNRAVRRGEWKLVSIYPSYQWELYNIANDRAETQNVASRYPQVVNELSAAYFDWAKKNDVVDYDKIKPASPLLPKRGS, from the coding sequence ATGAAAACAACATATTTCGCATTGGCGGCCAGCCTGTTCGCGCTGCCGCTGCAAGCACAAAAAACAAAACAGCCGAACATCATTCTCGTGATGGTAGATGATATGGGCTACTCCGACCTCGGCGCCTATGGTTCCGAAATCAAAACACCCAACATCGACAAACTCGCCCGCGAAGGTCTGCGACTGAAGGAATTTTATAACAACTCCATCTGTGCCCCTACACGCGCATCGTTGCTGACAGGGCAGTATCCGCACAAAGCGGGCATTGGGTATTTTGATGTGAATCTCGGACTACCCGCTTACCAGGGCTTCTTAAATCAATCGTCGCTTACATTGGGCGAGGTATTGAAACAAGCGAATTATCGTACGTACTTGTCCGGCAAATGGCATGTGGGGAACGATAGCGCTTCATGGCCCAGACAGCGTGGCTTCGACAGGTTCTATGGCGTCATCGGCGGTGGCGCCAACTACTTCGATGCAGAGCCGATGCCTCTAGGCGGCAGGGCTTACCCCGTAGTACTGCTGGAAGATAACCAGCGTATTCGTCCGGCCGCGAACTCTTATTACTTCACCGATGAAATCACTAAACATGCGATTCGTTTCATTGAAGAAGAGCAGAAAACGGAGCAACCGTTTTTCCTTTACCTGGCTTACAATGCGCCTCACTGGCCGCTACAGGCGTTACCGGAAGACATTGCCAAATACAAAGGCCGTTACGATATTGGCTGGGATTCGCTCCGTACCGAAAGGCTCGCGCGTCAGAAGGCGCTGGGCTTGTTTACCGGTAAGGAAAATGTGGCGCCGCGCGACTCCAGCGTTCCGGAATGGAACAACCTTGGCTGGAACGAAAAACAACTCTGGAAAGCAAAAATGGAAGTATATGCAGCCATGCTCGACCATGTGGACCAGGGCATTGGCCAGCTCCTGCAAGCCTTAAAGGCATTAAAGCAAGACGAGAACACCCTGATCGTCTTCATTTCTGATAACGGTGCACCGGCGGAAGACGTAGCCCACTTCGGCGTGCGGGCAGGACGTAATAGCGGTCCGGTAGGCACCGCAGGTTCTTTTGAAGCGCAGGGTAAAAACTGGTCGTATGTGAGTAACACACCTTTCCGTTCGTTTAAAGGTAATGCATACGAAGGCGGTATCAGCTCACCGTTCATCGCCTGGTTCCCGGGTAAGATCAAAGCTAACGCGCTGGAAACAGGCACTGCACACCTGATTGACATTGCGCCTACTTTGTATGAAATCGCGGGTGCAAAGTACCCGGCGGCCAATAAAGGACAGGCGGTAACGCCATTGCCTGGTGTGAGCCTGGTGAACCTCTTGCTGCATCAAACGCCGGTAAGCCGTCAGCAACCCATCTTCTGGGAGCGCGCCGGTAATCGTGCGGTACGTCGCGGCGAATGGAAACTGGTGTCTATCTATCCCTCCTACCAATGGGAATTGTACAACATTGCCAACGATCGCGCCGAAACGCAGAACGTGGCATCCCGATATCCGCAGGTGGTGAATGAATTATCCGCCGCGTATTTCGATTGGGCGAAGAAGAACGATGTGGTGGATTACGATAAGATTAAGCCGGCCAGTCCGTTGTTACCCAAACGAGGATCTTAA
- the hemH gene encoding ferrochelatase, protein MNLGSPDSTAVPDVKRYLSEFLMDKRVIDYPWLIRKIVVDGLIVPRRSPKSAEAYKSIWWEEGSPLIVLTKQLQAAVASVVKDMPVEIAMRYGHPSPQYAFGKMLKENPDLKEVVLLPLYPHYAMSSYETAVEYAKDIYQKKQYPFKLTIIKPYYNDEAYIDALADSMRPYVEQEYDHLLFSYHGVPVRHIRKGDITGQHCLKVNDCCNVASEAHKQCYRHQVITTSMLVAQKLGIPKDKWSVSFQSRLGREEWIQPYTANEFLELPKRGKKKLLVACPAFVSDCLETLEEIGEEGKHSFLEAGGESFTMIPCLNTHPAWVNTVAKWGTDIREGQREMAV, encoded by the coding sequence ATGAACCTGGGATCTCCCGATTCCACCGCCGTTCCCGACGTAAAACGTTATTTATCTGAATTTCTGATGGACAAAAGGGTGATCGATTATCCCTGGCTGATCCGTAAGATCGTGGTAGATGGTCTTATCGTTCCCCGTCGTTCACCCAAATCGGCGGAAGCTTACAAATCAATATGGTGGGAAGAAGGTTCTCCGTTGATCGTACTGACAAAACAATTACAGGCGGCCGTTGCTTCGGTAGTGAAAGATATGCCGGTAGAGATCGCGATGCGGTACGGGCATCCTTCGCCGCAGTATGCCTTCGGCAAAATGCTGAAAGAAAACCCAGACCTGAAAGAAGTCGTGTTGCTGCCATTGTACCCGCACTACGCTATGTCCAGCTACGAAACGGCGGTAGAATATGCAAAAGATATCTATCAGAAGAAACAATATCCGTTTAAGCTCACGATCATTAAACCGTATTATAATGACGAAGCTTATATCGATGCACTGGCCGACAGTATGCGTCCGTACGTAGAACAGGAATACGATCACCTGCTGTTCAGCTACCACGGCGTACCGGTAAGGCACATCCGCAAAGGAGATATTACCGGTCAGCATTGCCTGAAGGTGAATGATTGCTGCAACGTGGCGAGCGAAGCGCATAAACAATGTTACCGTCACCAGGTTATCACTACATCGATGCTGGTAGCGCAAAAACTTGGCATCCCGAAAGATAAGTGGAGCGTATCCTTCCAAAGCCGCCTGGGCCGCGAGGAGTGGATTCAACCTTATACCGCCAACGAGTTCCTCGAACTGCCTAAACGTGGTAAGAAGAAACTGCTGGTGGCTTGTCCCGCCTTCGTAAGTGACTGCCTGGAAACATTGGAGGAGATTGGCGAAGAAGGTAAACACTCCTTCCTGGAAGCGGGGGGCGAAAGTTTTACCATGATCCCGTGCCTGAATACGCACCCTGCCTGGGTTAACACCGTGGCGAAATGGGGTACGGACATTCGCGAGGGGCAACGTGAGATGGCGGTGTAA
- the hemA gene encoding glutamyl-tRNA reductase has translation MQVNYPRDISHFHIVGLNYKKTDAAIRGLFAVNQEQYQHVLEEAKSARLNDLFILSTCNRTEVYGFATDPEQLMALLCTQTAGSLDSFKQVAYVKSGEAAIRHLYQVGTGLDSQILGDYEVVGQIRTAAKFAKANGCIGSFLERLVNSVLQVSKLIKNETGLSSGTVSVAFAAVRLLERKITDIKDKKIVLLGVGKIGRNTAKNMMDYLGTRNILLVNRTIAAAEQFATAHGLQYVPFDGLGGALKDADVILVATNATQPTIVKSQLENTSPKLVIDLSIPFNVANDVNELSHVEVVNVDELSKVQDETLQNRLTEVPKAQSIIDEHMQEFLYWHKMRKHAVVLKAVKDKLQEIHTREIAQQKNGNAYKLEDVEEVSSRIIQKMINLMAGKVRKETDKSDQYIAMINDIFETGVHQD, from the coding sequence ATGCAGGTCAACTACCCTAGAGACATATCACATTTTCATATCGTTGGACTCAACTATAAGAAAACAGACGCTGCCATCAGAGGATTATTCGCGGTTAACCAGGAACAATATCAACACGTTCTGGAAGAAGCGAAAAGTGCGCGGTTGAATGACCTTTTCATTCTGTCAACTTGTAACAGGACCGAAGTTTATGGCTTTGCAACGGACCCGGAACAGTTGATGGCGTTACTCTGTACACAAACAGCAGGTTCACTCGATTCCTTCAAACAGGTAGCCTACGTTAAATCCGGCGAAGCGGCCATCAGGCATCTTTACCAGGTAGGTACCGGTCTGGATTCGCAGATCCTCGGCGACTATGAAGTCGTGGGGCAGATCAGAACTGCGGCTAAGTTTGCGAAAGCAAATGGCTGCATCGGAAGTTTTTTGGAGCGATTGGTAAACAGCGTATTGCAGGTATCTAAATTAATCAAGAATGAAACCGGCCTTAGCTCCGGCACCGTATCTGTGGCCTTTGCCGCTGTAAGGTTGCTCGAACGTAAGATCACCGATATCAAAGATAAAAAGATCGTGTTACTCGGTGTAGGCAAGATAGGCCGCAACACTGCGAAAAACATGATGGACTACCTCGGCACCCGCAACATCTTACTCGTAAACCGCACCATTGCTGCGGCGGAACAATTTGCCACCGCACATGGTTTGCAATATGTACCGTTCGACGGACTGGGCGGCGCGTTAAAAGATGCCGACGTAATCCTTGTAGCCACCAATGCCACCCAACCTACCATCGTTAAATCACAACTGGAAAACACATCTCCCAAACTGGTGATCGACCTTTCCATTCCGTTTAACGTAGCGAACGATGTAAATGAATTGTCGCACGTAGAAGTGGTGAACGTAGACGAACTCTCCAAGGTACAGGACGAAACCCTGCAGAACAGGTTAACGGAAGTACCGAAAGCGCAATCCATCATCGATGAGCATATGCAGGAGTTTTTGTACTGGCATAAAATGCGTAAACACGCCGTGGTGTTAAAAGCGGTGAAAGATAAACTGCAGGAGATTCACACACGTGAAATCGCGCAGCAAAAGAACGGCAATGCGTATAAACTGGAAGATGTGGAAGAAGTATCTTCCCGCATTATCCAGAAAATGATCAACCTCATGGCGGGTAAAGTGCGGAAAGAAACAGACAAGAGCGACCAGTACATAGCCATGATCAACGATATTTTCGAGACTGGCGTTCATCAGGATTAA
- a CDS encoding RagB/SusD family nutrient uptake outer membrane protein, with amino-acid sequence MKQITYLLSTIILLSACTSLDENPPALLTGEQFYQTENDAKAAVNSVYTALNASGQTIYNSLFQIGVDIASDDALPGPRARNANVRALAALNYTPTNDRVEEIWKQHYAAINRANVAIDKIPGIDFDATIRTRLVNEAKFLRALYYFNLVRLYGAVPLVLHEPTTLGGDGILVVRTPEAEVYQQIIDDLEDASNLPPSYGASDAGRATGGAAKALLAKVYLTRKDWKKAAAKASEVITGPYGYDLFDNFQDVFNTATENGKEHIFSAQFKSNSNSRGNSLAGRSTPNGVPGINGDNADIPNEGVYALFRDTDKRKAVTFYTTLVSPTDNKTYTFAPQFGKYRDPAVYTNPSESGVNFPILRFSDVLLMYAEAVNEDVGPNTEAYNAANRVRKRAGLPYFENLSQSQFRDSIYLERRLEFVYEHQRWFDLIRTGKLLTELHRQGKPNAAQKHYLYPIPQREIDLNKKLEQQDLWKN; translated from the coding sequence ATGAAACAGATCACCTATCTTTTATCAACGATAATCCTGCTAAGCGCCTGCACCAGCCTGGATGAAAATCCGCCGGCACTGCTTACCGGCGAACAATTTTATCAGACCGAAAACGATGCAAAGGCAGCTGTTAACAGCGTGTACACCGCACTTAACGCGAGCGGACAAACGATTTACAACAGCCTTTTCCAGATCGGTGTAGACATTGCTTCAGACGATGCGCTGCCTGGTCCCCGTGCGCGTAATGCAAATGTGCGGGCACTCGCTGCGCTGAACTACACGCCGACCAACGACCGCGTGGAAGAAATCTGGAAACAACACTACGCCGCCATCAATAGGGCCAACGTAGCGATCGACAAGATCCCCGGTATTGATTTCGATGCGACCATTCGTACGCGGCTGGTGAATGAGGCTAAGTTCCTTCGGGCATTATATTACTTCAATCTCGTTCGTTTGTATGGTGCGGTGCCGCTCGTGCTACATGAACCTACCACACTTGGTGGCGATGGCATACTGGTGGTCCGTACACCCGAAGCGGAAGTGTATCAGCAAATCATCGACGACCTGGAAGATGCGTCCAACCTGCCACCATCCTACGGCGCGTCAGATGCCGGCCGCGCTACCGGCGGGGCCGCGAAAGCGTTGCTGGCCAAAGTATACCTCACCCGTAAAGACTGGAAAAAAGCCGCTGCCAAAGCATCTGAAGTGATAACGGGGCCTTACGGTTACGACCTCTTCGACAACTTCCAGGATGTGTTTAATACGGCAACGGAAAACGGCAAGGAGCATATCTTCAGCGCACAATTCAAAAGTAATTCAAACAGCCGTGGCAACTCGCTTGCAGGGCGTTCTACACCGAACGGCGTTCCGGGTATTAATGGTGATAATGCAGATATTCCGAACGAAGGCGTATATGCTTTGTTCCGCGATACCGACAAACGGAAGGCGGTTACGTTTTACACGACACTCGTGAGTCCGACCGATAATAAGACATACACCTTTGCACCGCAATTCGGCAAGTACCGTGATCCGGCGGTGTATACCAATCCTTCTGAGTCGGGTGTAAACTTTCCTATACTACGCTTTTCGGATGTGTTACTGATGTATGCAGAAGCGGTAAATGAAGATGTAGGCCCTAATACGGAAGCCTACAATGCCGCCAACCGCGTACGTAAGCGGGCAGGCTTACCCTACTTCGAAAACCTTAGCCAGTCGCAGTTCCGCGACTCCATTTACCTCGAGCGCCGCCTGGAGTTCGTGTACGAACACCAGCGCTGGTTCGATCTGATCCGCACTGGCAAACTGCTCACGGAATTACACCGCCAGGGTAAGCCAAATGCGGCGCAGAAACACTACCTCTACCCGATCCCACAACGGGAGATCGACCTCAATAAAAAGCTGGAACAACAAGACTTGTGGAAAAACTAA
- the hemC gene encoding hydroxymethylbilane synthase, whose amino-acid sequence MQKTIRIGTRESQLALWQANQVKDLLTQQGYATELVPIKSDGDIDLVTPLYEIGVQGIFTKSLDIALLAGKIDIAVHSLKDVPTQLPKGIMQAAVLERGPVKDLLVYKNDLSFLDDQEGIAHIATSSIRRKAQWLRRFPNHELHNLRGNVNTRLQKLSAENWNGAIFAAAGLERIGVRPPESVELDWMLPAPAQGAVVVVCRDNDDYCREAITPINHDTTALCTKIERDFLRTLMGGCTTPISAFARIEGDTLWFEGNLCSLDGLVSYTVERTLPVAQTATLGQDAAQEVLQQGGAHIVEQIRNAGAL is encoded by the coding sequence ATGCAAAAAACGATCAGAATAGGTACCCGGGAAAGCCAGCTCGCCTTGTGGCAGGCTAACCAGGTAAAAGACCTGCTTACACAACAAGGATACGCAACAGAACTGGTTCCCATAAAAAGCGATGGCGATATCGATCTCGTAACCCCGTTATACGAGATCGGCGTACAGGGCATCTTCACTAAAAGCCTGGACATTGCCTTGCTGGCCGGTAAAATAGATATTGCCGTACACTCTCTCAAAGACGTTCCTACTCAACTGCCTAAGGGTATTATGCAGGCTGCGGTATTGGAGCGCGGTCCTGTTAAGGATTTACTGGTATATAAAAACGACCTTTCCTTCCTGGACGACCAGGAGGGCATTGCACATATTGCGACGAGCAGCATTCGCCGTAAGGCACAGTGGCTGCGTCGTTTCCCGAACCACGAGCTGCACAACCTGCGCGGTAACGTAAACACCCGCCTGCAGAAACTGTCGGCCGAAAACTGGAATGGCGCCATCTTCGCGGCTGCAGGACTGGAAAGGATCGGGGTACGACCTCCGGAGTCCGTAGAACTGGACTGGATGCTGCCCGCCCCCGCACAAGGCGCCGTTGTAGTGGTTTGCCGCGACAACGACGATTACTGCCGCGAAGCCATCACCCCCATTAACCACGATACCACGGCCCTGTGTACGAAGATCGAGCGCGACTTCCTGCGGACGTTGATGGGCGGATGCACTACTCCGATCAGCGCATTTGCCCGCATCGAAGGCGATACGCTGTGGTTCGAGGGTAACCTGTGCAGCCTGGACGGCCTGGTGTCTTACACCGTAGAAAGGACCCTGCCCGTAGCCCAAACCGCTACGCTGGGCCAGGATGCCGCACAGGAAGTACTGCAACAGGGCGGTGCGCACATCGTTGAACAAATCAGGAATGCTGGCGCCTTATAA